A genomic region of Pseudomonas sp. KU43P contains the following coding sequences:
- a CDS encoding general stress protein, whose protein sequence is MANKENSRTGSQGGQGGTKNPGNFANDRQKASDAGRKGGQSSGGGMAQDRESGRKDADMNKDRESGHKGGRS, encoded by the coding sequence ATGGCTAACAAAGAGAACAGCCGTACCGGCAGCCAGGGCGGCCAGGGTGGCACCAAGAACCCAGGCAACTTCGCCAATGACCGGCAGAAAGCATCCGACGCCGGCCGCAAAGGCGGACAATCCTCGGGCGGCGGCATGGCTCAGGACCGCGAATCGGGCCGCAAGGACGCCGACATGAACAAGGACCGCGAGTCCGGCCACAAGGGCGGCCGCTCGTAA
- a CDS encoding aldo/keto reductase, whose product MYGRRDVLRASAALGLLAATSPWLQAAASPGLLTRKVPSSGEALPVIGAGTSGSFEVAPDSAEYQQLKVVLKAFFDGGGKVIDTSPNYGGADSVLGQLLEEGGWHRQCFIATKIAADSRADAQAQWAGSLKSLRTDKVDLLQIHNLRDWQTQLPYARELKQQGKTRYVGITHYLNSGHDEVASIVRREPLDFIQINYSVNAPQAARELLPLCQDKGIAVLINRAFDDGRLFAKVKGQALPAWAAQAGIGSWAQLFLKFAISHPAVTTVIPATGRPERQLDQLKAGHEPLLSQAQQQALIQQFA is encoded by the coding sequence ATGTATGGTCGTCGCGATGTCCTACGTGCCAGTGCGGCCTTGGGCTTGCTGGCCGCCACCAGCCCCTGGCTGCAGGCCGCCGCTTCCCCAGGGTTGCTGACGCGCAAGGTCCCGTCCTCCGGCGAGGCCTTGCCGGTGATCGGCGCCGGCACCTCCGGCAGTTTCGAGGTAGCCCCCGATTCGGCCGAATACCAGCAGCTCAAGGTAGTGCTCAAGGCGTTTTTCGACGGTGGCGGCAAGGTCATCGACACCTCACCCAACTATGGCGGCGCCGACAGCGTGCTTGGTCAGCTGCTGGAGGAGGGCGGTTGGCACCGGCAATGCTTCATCGCCACCAAGATTGCCGCCGACAGCCGGGCCGATGCCCAGGCGCAATGGGCGGGCAGCCTCAAGAGCCTGCGCACCGACAAGGTCGACCTGCTGCAGATCCACAACCTGCGCGATTGGCAGACGCAATTGCCTTACGCCCGTGAGCTCAAGCAGCAGGGCAAGACCCGCTACGTCGGTATCACCCATTACCTGAACAGTGGCCACGATGAGGTCGCCAGCATCGTGCGGCGCGAGCCGCTGGACTTCATCCAGATCAATTATTCGGTCAATGCCCCGCAAGCGGCCCGCGAACTGCTGCCGCTGTGTCAGGACAAGGGCATTGCGGTGCTGATCAACCGGGCATTCGATGACGGACGCCTGTTCGCCAAGGTCAAGGGCCAGGCGCTGCCAGCCTGGGCCGCGCAAGCCGGTATCGGCAGCTGGGCACAGCTGTTCCTGAAATTCGCCATCAGCCACCCGGCGGTGACCACGGTGATTCCCGCCACCGGCCGCCCCGAACGCCAGCTCGACCAACTGAAGGCGGGGCATGAACCTTTGCTCAGCCAGGCGCAGCAACAGGCGCTGATCCAGCAATTCGCCTGA
- a CDS encoding NTP/NDP exchange transporter translates to MANWGRRLDQGLNIQPGEGRAVVAGLTLFYLLLTGYFMLRPVRETMGVAGGVDNLQWLFTGTFIATLACLPLFGWLASKVQRRHILPWTYGFFVSNLLLFAALFALSPDDVWQARAFYIWLSVFNLLTISLAWSVLTDLFSNEQGKRLFGLLAAGASLGGLSGPILGAVLVAPLGHAGLVMLAGLFLLGSMVAAGYLQHWRDRHPLPAHSTQPASRPLGGNPFAGATAVLRSKYLLGIALFVVLLASVSTFLYFEQARIVSETFTDRTRQTQVFGLIDSVVQGLAILTQVFITGRLARRMGVGVLLVAVPLAMALGFLWLALAPVFAAFVVVMVARRAGEYALVRPGREMLFTVLPAEDKYKAKNFIDTVVYRGGDALSGWVKRGLDVLAEHPQLAMLIGALLALGWGITGAWLGRRQRALDQHD, encoded by the coding sequence ATGGCCAACTGGGGCAGGCGGCTCGACCAGGGGCTGAACATCCAACCCGGCGAGGGCCGGGCCGTGGTCGCCGGCCTGACGCTCTTCTACCTGCTGTTAACCGGCTACTTCATGCTGCGCCCAGTGCGCGAAACCATGGGCGTGGCCGGTGGCGTGGACAACCTGCAGTGGCTGTTCACTGGCACCTTCATCGCCACCCTGGCGTGCCTGCCGCTGTTCGGCTGGCTGGCTTCGAAGGTTCAGCGCCGACATATCCTGCCCTGGACCTACGGCTTCTTCGTCAGCAACCTGTTGCTGTTCGCCGCGTTGTTTGCCCTCAGCCCGGACGACGTGTGGCAGGCCCGCGCCTTCTACATCTGGCTATCGGTGTTCAACCTGTTGACCATCTCGCTGGCCTGGAGTGTGCTCACCGACCTGTTCAGCAACGAGCAGGGCAAGCGCCTGTTCGGCCTGCTGGCCGCAGGTGCGAGCCTCGGCGGGCTAAGCGGGCCGATACTCGGCGCTGTGCTGGTCGCGCCGCTGGGGCATGCCGGCCTGGTGATGCTGGCGGGGCTGTTTCTGCTGGGCAGCATGGTCGCAGCGGGCTACCTGCAGCACTGGCGCGACCGTCATCCATTGCCGGCCCACAGCACGCAGCCTGCGTCACGGCCACTGGGCGGCAACCCGTTCGCCGGGGCGACAGCGGTCCTGCGCTCCAAGTACCTGCTGGGCATCGCCCTGTTCGTGGTGCTGCTGGCCAGCGTCAGCACCTTCCTGTACTTCGAGCAGGCGCGCATCGTCAGCGAGACGTTTACCGACCGCACCCGGCAAACCCAGGTGTTTGGCCTGATCGACAGCGTGGTCCAGGGCCTGGCGATCCTCACCCAGGTATTCATCACCGGCCGCCTGGCCAGGCGGATGGGCGTCGGCGTGCTGCTGGTGGCCGTGCCGCTGGCGATGGCGCTGGGCTTCCTGTGGTTGGCGCTGGCCCCGGTGTTCGCGGCCTTCGTGGTGGTCATGGTCGCCCGTCGGGCAGGTGAGTACGCCCTGGTCAGGCCTGGCCGGGAGATGCTGTTCACCGTGTTGCCGGCCGAGGACAAGTACAAGGCCAAGAACTTCATCGACACCGTGGTGTACCGCGGTGGCGATGCCTTGAGCGGATGGGTCAAGCGCGGCCTGGACGTGTTGGCCGAGCACCCGCAACTGGCAATGCTGATCGGCGCGCTGCTAGCCCTGGGCTGGGGCATCACCGGCGCTTGGCTGGGCCGACGCCAGCGGGCGTTGGACCAGCACGACTAA
- a CDS encoding nucleosidase, which translates to MMLLKPFPHISLADTLFVFALEAEAGSVFADVNTLFTGIGKVNAAIALTKAIHQQRPKLIVNLGSAGSQRYGKGDVVCCTRFIQRDMDVTPLGFARYQTPLSDIAPLLEHGQALAGLPLGTCGSGDSFEVNHGEAPYDIVDMEAYVLALIAHREAIPFVCLKYISDDAGSDAADDWSVQVHLAAEAFKRVLFPGES; encoded by the coding sequence ATGATGCTCCTCAAGCCATTCCCCCATATTTCGCTCGCCGACACCTTGTTCGTTTTCGCCCTTGAAGCCGAAGCCGGCAGCGTATTCGCCGACGTCAACACATTGTTCACCGGCATCGGCAAGGTCAACGCCGCCATCGCACTGACCAAGGCCATCCACCAGCAGCGCCCCAAGCTGATCGTCAACCTTGGCTCCGCCGGCAGCCAGCGCTACGGCAAAGGCGACGTGGTGTGCTGCACGCGCTTCATTCAGCGCGACATGGACGTGACCCCGTTGGGCTTCGCCCGCTACCAGACGCCGCTGTCGGACATTGCGCCGCTGCTGGAGCACGGCCAGGCGCTCGCCGGGCTGCCGCTGGGCACCTGCGGCAGCGGCGACAGCTTCGAGGTCAACCACGGCGAGGCGCCCTACGACATCGTCGACATGGAAGCCTACGTGCTGGCCCTGATCGCCCACCGCGAAGCCATCCCCTTCGTCTGCTTGAAATACATCTCCGATGATGCCGGCAGCGATGCTGCCGACGACTGGTCGGTACAGGTTCACCTGGCAGCAGAGGCCTTCAAACGGGTGCTGTTCCCCGGCGAAAGCTGA
- a CDS encoding PIG-L deacetylase family protein, with translation MNENLIQDSHGTPWADWQQSAHLARAGWITPDQLCPPGRRLVLLAPHPDDEILMAGGLLAGLQGREQDLLLISATDGEGSHPDSPTWTEHRLRRQRPLESRHALQQLDLDLNQLDWRRLHLKDGALPRDEAFLVNHLNQLLRPDDLLMTTWRGDGHCDHEALGRAAAQAAQARKVQLVEVPVWAWHWAQPDDPRLPWPRAHRIALDEARLARKRQALAAYHSQLEPDQGRPAVLPAHLQECLLQPFELVFL, from the coding sequence ATGAACGAAAACCTGATTCAAGACAGCCACGGCACGCCTTGGGCCGACTGGCAGCAATCGGCACACCTGGCGCGGGCCGGCTGGATCACCCCCGACCAGCTCTGCCCGCCGGGTCGGCGCCTGGTCCTGCTCGCGCCGCACCCGGATGACGAGATTCTCATGGCCGGCGGCCTGCTGGCCGGCCTGCAGGGCCGCGAGCAGGACCTGTTGCTGATTTCCGCCACCGACGGTGAAGGCAGCCACCCCGACTCGCCCACCTGGACCGAACACCGCCTGCGCCGCCAGCGGCCGCTGGAAAGCCGCCATGCCCTGCAACAGCTGGATCTGGACCTCAATCAGCTGGACTGGCGGCGTTTGCACCTCAAAGACGGCGCCTTGCCGCGTGACGAAGCCTTTCTGGTCAACCACCTGAACCAGTTGCTCAGGCCCGACGACCTGCTGATGACCACCTGGCGAGGTGACGGCCATTGCGACCACGAGGCGCTCGGCCGGGCGGCAGCGCAGGCGGCCCAGGCACGCAAGGTGCAGCTGGTCGAAGTACCGGTATGGGCCTGGCACTGGGCGCAGCCGGACGACCCGCGTCTGCCATGGCCGCGGGCCCACCGTATCGCGCTGGACGAAGCCCGTCTGGCGCGCAAGCGTCAGGCCCTGGCCGCGTATCACAGCCAGCTCGAGCCCGATCAAGGCCGCCCCGCCGTGCTACCCGCACACCTGCAGGAATGCCTACTGCAGCCGTTCGAACTGGTTTTTCTGTAG
- a CDS encoding class I SAM-dependent methyltransferase, with protein MSLDAHYFADLYARNEDPWAFRTRWYERRKRDLLLACLPRQYYQRVFEPACANGELSAVLSERCAELLCQDLDPTAVRLAHQRLADMPNATVIQGRLPADWPGGQFDLIVLSELGYYLEPTEWLQVIEQSVASLTHDGAVVACHWRHPIEGCPQDGRAVHRLLARHLPLYPVVCHEEADFLLEYWACQPSVVDLEETCP; from the coding sequence ATGAGCCTCGATGCGCACTATTTTGCCGACCTGTATGCCCGCAACGAAGACCCCTGGGCCTTTCGCACGCGCTGGTATGAGCGGCGCAAGCGCGACCTGCTCCTGGCCTGCCTGCCGCGCCAGTACTACCAGCGGGTGTTCGAGCCGGCCTGCGCCAACGGTGAGCTGAGCGCCGTATTGAGCGAACGCTGTGCCGAGCTGCTGTGCCAGGACCTCGACCCGACGGCGGTGCGGTTGGCCCACCAGCGCCTGGCCGACATGCCCAATGCCACGGTCATTCAGGGCCGGCTGCCGGCGGACTGGCCGGGCGGCCAGTTCGATCTGATCGTGCTCAGCGAACTCGGTTACTACCTGGAGCCTACCGAGTGGTTGCAGGTGATCGAGCAGTCAGTCGCCAGCCTGACCCACGACGGCGCCGTGGTGGCTTGTCACTGGCGTCATCCGATCGAAGGCTGCCCGCAGGATGGCCGAGCGGTGCACCGCTTGCTGGCCAGGCATCTGCCCCTGTATCCGGTGGTTTGCCACGAGGAGGCGGATTTTTTGCTGGAGTACTGGGCGTGCCAGCCCAGCGTGGTCGACCTGGAAGAAACCTGCCCATGA
- a CDS encoding Ku protein, whose amino-acid sequence MARAIWKGAISFGLVHIPVSLNTAVRTERVDFDWLDKRSMEPVGYKRINKVTGKDIDKDNVVKGVEFEKGRYVVISEEEIRKARPEATQTIDIFSFVAAREIPLQHFDTPYYLSPDRRGGKVYALLRETLESTGKVALATVVLHTRQHLALLRPLDQALVMITLRWPEEVRGVESLELDKSVTDTKVDKRELDMAKRLVEDMSGSWAPDEYHDAFRQTIMDLVEEKASKGKVSVVDKGEATPEKGADIIDLTELLKRSLGGKGAKKAAAEKKPAKRPRKAS is encoded by the coding sequence ATGGCCAGGGCAATCTGGAAAGGCGCGATCAGTTTCGGCCTGGTGCATATCCCGGTCTCCCTCAACACGGCCGTGCGCACCGAACGGGTCGATTTCGACTGGCTCGACAAGCGCAGCATGGAGCCGGTGGGCTACAAGCGGATCAACAAGGTCACCGGCAAGGACATCGACAAAGACAACGTGGTCAAGGGTGTCGAGTTCGAGAAGGGCCGCTATGTGGTGATCAGCGAAGAGGAGATCCGCAAGGCGCGGCCCGAAGCCACGCAAACCATCGACATCTTCTCCTTCGTCGCCGCCAGAGAAATCCCGCTGCAGCACTTCGACACACCGTACTACCTGAGCCCCGACCGGCGCGGCGGCAAAGTCTATGCGCTGCTGCGCGAAACCCTGGAAAGCACCGGCAAGGTGGCCCTGGCCACGGTGGTGCTGCACACCCGTCAGCACTTGGCGCTGCTGCGCCCATTGGACCAGGCGCTGGTGATGATCACCCTGCGCTGGCCCGAGGAGGTGCGCGGGGTGGAGTCGCTGGAGCTGGACAAGAGCGTGACCGATACCAAGGTCGACAAGCGCGAGCTGGACATGGCCAAACGCCTGGTCGAGGACATGAGCGGCTCCTGGGCGCCGGACGAGTACCATGACGCGTTCCGCCAGACCATCATGGACCTGGTCGAGGAAAAGGCCAGCAAAGGCAAAGTCAGTGTGGTGGACAAGGGCGAAGCCACCCCAGAGAAGGGCGCCGACATTATCGACCTCACCGAGCTGCTCAAACGCAGCCTCGGTGGCAAAGGCGCCAAGAAGGCGGCGGCGGAGAAAAAGCCGGCCAAGCGCCCGCGCAAGGCCTCCTGA
- a CDS encoding glycosyltransferase has protein sequence MIAVVIPAHNEARRLGRCLKAMAAAVELATQAGQRVEVLVVLDRCTDGSAAVARQHGVYTLAVEAGCVGMARRLGAALMLERGARWLACTDADSQVPPHWLLSQLACTAEVVCGTVHIARWQPWQRAALRKRYLSGYQACEGHRHIHGANLGVCAQAYERAGGFQPLPAHEDVQLVRDLEASGAQIVWTARHSVATSSRRDSRAREGFGDYLASLDATLQ, from the coding sequence ATGATTGCCGTGGTCATCCCCGCACACAACGAGGCTCGGCGCCTGGGCCGTTGCTTGAAGGCAATGGCCGCCGCTGTGGAGCTGGCCACGCAGGCCGGCCAGCGCGTCGAGGTGCTGGTAGTGCTGGACCGCTGCACCGATGGCAGTGCCGCCGTCGCACGGCAGCATGGCGTATACACCCTGGCAGTGGAAGCCGGCTGCGTCGGCATGGCGCGCCGGCTTGGCGCGGCGCTGATGCTGGAGCGCGGTGCGCGCTGGCTGGCCTGCACCGATGCCGACAGCCAGGTGCCGCCGCACTGGTTGCTGTCACAGCTTGCCTGTACGGCCGAGGTGGTGTGCGGCACCGTGCATATCGCTCGCTGGCAGCCCTGGCAGCGCGCCGCACTGCGCAAGCGCTACCTCAGTGGCTATCAGGCATGCGAGGGGCACCGGCATATCCATGGGGCCAACCTGGGCGTTTGCGCCCAGGCTTACGAACGTGCCGGTGGCTTCCAGCCGTTGCCTGCCCATGAGGACGTGCAGTTGGTACGAGACCTGGAGGCCAGCGGCGCGCAGATCGTCTGGACGGCCCGGCATAGCGTGGCAACCAGCAGCCGTCGCGATAGCAGGGCGCGGGAGGGCTTCGGCGATTATCTCGCGAGCCTGGACGCGACGCTGCAGTAG
- a CDS encoding PSPA7_2676 family Cys-rich small protein — MRFVCLLRGCHWRALASPELNGLHRQLCERCGAMRYSQPQQP, encoded by the coding sequence ATGCGCTTCGTCTGCCTGCTGCGGGGCTGCCACTGGCGTGCCCTGGCCAGCCCTGAACTCAACGGCTTGCACCGCCAGCTGTGCGAGCGCTGCGGCGCCATGCGCTACAGCCAACCCCAGCAACCCTAG